A segment of the Corylus avellana chromosome ca2, CavTom2PMs-1.0 genome:
TATAAAGACATGGCCAGAAATTATCCTTGTTTTGGGTATGCCGCTAAAATGCCCAACATAGTGTGGTGGAAGACTTGTGTGAGAGACTCCTTTACCAGGGTAAGAAAATCTGACGTAGCAAGTATAGCTTTAGGCATGGTGTATAGTGATGACTAGCTTGTTGGTAATCCTTGTGTATCAAATCATGGTATGGTGGTACCCACATTGTTCTCCAAAAAGGCAAGTCTAGTTCAATGtgtgaaaatttatttattacttttatgaGTTATAAAACACACCCCTACTAACAAAGTAGAGTGACCATAATGATACTGAAAGTAAAATGTGTACTTTTTGGCTCGGACTTTTACATATAATTTCCTTGTTAGGAAGTTTTAATGGAAATATTGTTTTGACTACAGGCTGGATATGATTATGATGAGGAGACATTTGAGAAGGTGTTTAGACGCATATATTCATCATTTGGTTCATCTGCACCTTATACCATCTTTCCAGATTCCCAACCATTTCTAAGATGGGTGCATGAGCAGGGGCTTAAAGTTGGGATTATTAGTAATGCAGAGTACCGGTATCGGGATGTAATTCTTCCAGCCCTTAATCTGAAccaggtaaaaaaaattgtcctgtTCTGGTATTTTGGTTCCCAAATTCTTATTTAGTTTATCTTAATTGATCTGGATTAAAGTAGGACTAATTGGTTTTAGCATTGTTATGAAAGTCTACCAACTGGTAATATTGATGATCACCATTAAAACATGCATTTGTGGTCAGGCATACAGGATGATGGGATCCCTGAGTTGTTCTCATTTTACTACAATAATTCAGGTTCCCATGATTTATATCAATATCACTGCAAACCATTTAACTTCAAGCTGCCTAAAAAGTTTTGGTGAAGAGTATTGttttttgtctgttttttttttttgttattttccatTCATGCATTTGTATAAGATCCCTATCTATACCTACCCTTTTTAAATATCAACGAAGTTGATTGCTTTTGAATTAGACTAGAGATGCTGATAGTGTCAAGTCTAATGTGTTGTGCAGGGATCTGAATGGGACTTTGGTGTGTTCTCTGGTCTGGAAGGTGTAGAGAAACCTGACACAAAGATTTATGAGATTGCCTTGGAGAGAGCTGGTGTCGCACCAGAAGAAGTTCTGCATATTGGGGACAGCATGCGCAAAGACTACGTGCCAGCAAAGAGTGTGGGGATGCATGCATTACTATTGGATAGATTTAAGACTCCTGATGCTGAGGAATGGAGGAAATCAGGTGCCATTGTGCTTCCTGACTTGATGGCAGCAAAAGATTTTCTTACTTCAGAAAACTCAACTTCCTGAGCGGCTCCTTTCCCATTCATGACTTTACATGTATAGTATTTCCCATCATATTGTTTAGACTTTGATCACAAATATTAACCAGCTGGTTTGTCCCCTAAATTTTGGTGGCTTGTTTTCACACCCTATGACCAAAACTTTTCGGGGATTTAATGGGGGAGAAATTGACACCAGTTTCAATGTTAATGAGCTCAATCATAAAGAGAGCAAGATTAGACGTTCTCTTCGCTTTGagcctttttcttttgagtaacactcttcacacttatttatcacaCTCATTCCATACTGGTTGCGTGGCATATttgaaatgagtttttttttttttttttttttgtctttttaagtggCTAACATggaagccacttaaaacacattacTTTAGTTGGTGTGaaataaatgtgataaataaTGTTAACAGGGCAAaactagaaaattttgtttgaggTGGCCAATACTAAAGACAAGAAGTTATTTCTCATGAAGTTgcttaatatattattatggcatCTTGAAACAAAGTTTATGGTATGAAAGTGGGAACTAGTAAGGTAGAATAAATGTTAGGCAAAGGAGTTTGTGGGAGTGTGTCGGCAGGGAATAATTTCGATACTTAAATGAATTATTGATTTTGGGTGGATCAAGACTTGGGCCCAAAGAAACCAAAGAAAGGAGATTACTTTTTTAGAATCCACTTTACTTGATCTAAGCCTAGCTTAAATATGGGATCCTTTTCATTGTGGCATTGAATAAGGCATTTAAGGGTAGAACCCCATACCCCCAAATTCCAAAATTGGGAGTAGCTCAGACATAGCTGAATATTATGTGTCAGAAGGTTGTGGTGTTCATACCCTTCAATTTAGGGGGTTGAAGCAACATTGGTCACATCGTGTAGATTGATAAGCATGATGTGATCATACTCTAATCGCCGAATTGGAGTTAGGGGTTCATATAACTTAGTTTTTCATGGGTCTAATAGAACATTGACAAGATCCTAGATAGTGTGTTAACATATTAATTGCCAAGCGATTAGAATAGATGTTCGGATTGGGATCTGATCCCCATTTCACTCATCGAATAATCCACGACTAGTTATAGCCCATTTCACTCACCGAACGGCAATGTACAACCTTGGGCCTTTTCTAGTCATGGGCCTGGACTAGAGGGACACTAACAATGACCAGCTTCTTTGGTTACGGTTTAAGCTTTCATTGGGCGGTCCAATTACTAACATGCAACATTTTTTTGACATTGCTGGCACCAATCACCTTGTGCACGTTATCAAACTTCTGGGGTTCATCTGCTGGAAAATAAGAGGCAAAAACACAATCCTTAGCACATCTTCTCCTCAGACGCTTGCATGTTACCACTCTCCTTCATTCCGCCACATGTCCAAAGGGTTATAGAAAACTAAGATGAATGATGAATTGATGAAAGTTGAAACTGTTTATAAAAAACCAAGCATTTTAAAGATGCTTAAAGCTCCAAAGTTCACAATAAACATACTACAAATTCTTTTGATACCTTTACAATTATTTAAGGAGTCTTATATAGATAGACTCAGCTCTAACTACTAGGCCCAACTAACAACTAATCTAGTAATAGAAATGGGCTATAATATCTATCTCCTTTAGACCCATTATACAAATGACATCTTGTTTTGTTTACAAAGTCTAGCTCCAGGCTCTTACCAGACAAACTTTTGGGTGGGCCAAGACCAAACCTTCGGGTTGCCAAACACCAGATGACATATGacatcttatattttatttgctttcacaataaaaataatttgttttggtGTCTCAGCCTTTTTGTTTACTCAAAATATAGCCTTCTTAAAGTTTCATTGATACCAAACAggaagcttttttatatatatttgaaaccAAAGATAGCTACTagtcaaaaataaaagggttaaaCGCATTAATTTTTAGTACTTGTTTAACGACTTAATTTTTCTTACATAGCTAGCCTTCAATTTGTAACGTAATTGTTTGAGGAAAGTCtacacccaattgacaatgtctctccaaaactttcaattgtaacaatgtccccccaaactacaaaaaattgtcaatgttcccccaatgacaaaactacccttagcaaaataaaaacaaaaaattctataaCTTCTaggaaaaacctaaaactaaaaaaaaaaaaaaaaaaaaaaatccaaagggtggcaaatttaaatttaaaattgattttttgttttgttttgttttatacctatattaaataaaaatttctgttttaaaaaataactatttttgtttaagaaaataagaattttcgttttctaaaacaattttgttttttttaaaatgtcttttttttttggggtttcaCCTGATTATCCAACTTTAccttttaaaaagagaaattgggACAAGAGACAAATTTCGATGACTATGCGAGCCGTTTCATATTGACGAGGTCAGTCAAATTAGATGCTTCATGATAACTAAACTTTAAAGTATATGAAGGTAAGTAAGACAATGATATAGTTTATGAAAGAAAAGTACTTAATGTGGGGAAGTTGGATTATTCTAAATATTTGTTATCATAGGACCCTTACTTGCAGTCTGGAAGAACATTCTATCCTTTATATAAAACTTACGTGCAATTTGCA
Coding sequences within it:
- the LOC132171423 gene encoding uncharacterized protein LOC132171423, which produces MSILSRLRCITVDVTGTLIAYKGELGDYYCMAAKSVGLPCPDYKRVHEGFKLAYKDMARNYPCFGYAAKMPNIVWWKTCVRDSFTRAGYDYDEETFEKVFRRIYSSFGSSAPYTIFPDSQPFLRWVHEQGLKVGIISNAEYRYRDVILPALNLNQGSEWDFGVFSGLEGVEKPDTKIYEIALERAGVAPEEVLHIGDSMRKDYVPAKSVGMHALLLDRFKTPDAEEWRKSGAIVLPDLMAAKDFLTSENSTS